In one window of Streptomyces roseofulvus DNA:
- a CDS encoding NUDIX domain-containing protein, whose translation MSSDRYASDTAVAPAAASRNTRPPTATAALGAGIVVLDDRGRVLLGLDRSGVWELPGGGIEPGESIEEAAARELAEETTLVTGAAEVEVLGLLLDTVTSPELTRMTAATVVRTFTGTPAVAEPEKIRRWEWTSPDALPEALFLPSAQVLAVWRPDLALPPAPFHRYTLGRPSS comes from the coding sequence ATGAGTTCCGACAGGTACGCCTCCGACACCGCCGTCGCCCCCGCCGCCGCGTCCCGCAACACCCGCCCGCCGACCGCGACCGCCGCGCTGGGCGCCGGGATCGTGGTGCTGGACGACCGGGGCCGGGTCCTGCTCGGCCTGGACCGCTCGGGCGTGTGGGAGCTGCCGGGCGGCGGCATCGAGCCGGGCGAGTCGATCGAGGAGGCCGCGGCCCGGGAGCTCGCCGAGGAGACCACGCTGGTCACCGGCGCGGCCGAGGTCGAGGTCCTCGGGCTGCTCCTGGACACGGTCACCTCGCCGGAGCTGACGCGGATGACGGCGGCGACGGTCGTCCGCACCTTCACGGGCACCCCGGCGGTGGCCGAGCCGGAGAAGATCCGGCGCTGGGAGTGGACCTCCCCGGACGCACTACCGGAGGCCCTGTTCCTGCCCTCCGCCCAGGTCCTGGCCGTGTGGCGGCCCGACCTCGCCCTGCCGCCGGCGCCCTTCCACCGCTACACGCTCGGCCGCCCGTCGTCCTGA
- a CDS encoding DUF5997 family protein, with product MTQHQNSQTMKPATAAKKLGVYLDATPADFQEGVVTRAELNELQADPPAWLRELRQNGPHPRPVVAAKLGISISGLARGGVTEALTTEQIEALKAEAPEWLVKERATQAEVRKENVRIKERNAQRAADEAARAQNA from the coding sequence ATGACGCAGCACCAGAACTCCCAGACGATGAAGCCCGCGACCGCGGCGAAGAAGCTGGGTGTGTACCTCGACGCCACCCCCGCCGACTTCCAGGAGGGCGTCGTCACGCGCGCCGAGCTCAACGAGCTCCAGGCCGACCCGCCGGCCTGGCTCCGGGAGCTGCGCCAGAACGGCCCGCACCCGCGCCCCGTCGTCGCCGCCAAGCTCGGCATCTCCATCTCCGGTCTCGCCCGCGGCGGCGTCACCGAGGCGCTGACCACCGAGCAGATCGAGGCGCTCAAGGCCGAGGCCCCGGAGTGGCTGGTCAAGGAGCGCGCCACCCAGGCCGAGGTCCGCAAGGAGAACGTGCGGATCAAGGAGCGCAACGCCCAGCGCGCCGCCGACGAGGCCGCCCGCGCGCAGAACGCCTGA
- a CDS encoding VOC family protein — translation MAARPEGTPVWTDAMFTDAEGAKTFYADVLGWTFGEASTEFGNYTQAYKNGKAVAAVVPPMPGGDTPPQSAWCLYFASDDVGATAEKIKAAGGTVLMEPMKVGDFGSMCIARDPAGVVFGLWQAGVHEGFELEGETGSYVWAEVFTREPEKSDAFFTDVFGYNAKRMTGEDMDYKVFDLGSDPILGRMKMTPEDFPAEVPSYIQIYFAVDNCDLAVAAAERLGGRKVFGPMDSPFGRFAAVLDPQGAAFAVIDVRTTVGEVPPME, via the coding sequence ATGGCCGCACGACCTGAAGGCACCCCGGTCTGGACCGACGCGATGTTCACCGACGCCGAGGGCGCCAAGACCTTCTACGCCGATGTGCTGGGCTGGACCTTCGGGGAGGCGTCGACGGAGTTCGGCAACTACACCCAGGCGTACAAGAACGGGAAGGCGGTCGCCGCCGTCGTCCCGCCGATGCCCGGCGGGGACACCCCGCCGCAGTCCGCCTGGTGTCTCTACTTCGCCTCGGACGACGTCGGCGCCACGGCCGAGAAGATCAAGGCCGCGGGCGGCACGGTGCTGATGGAGCCGATGAAGGTCGGCGACTTCGGCTCCATGTGCATCGCCCGGGACCCGGCGGGCGTCGTGTTCGGCCTCTGGCAGGCGGGCGTCCACGAGGGCTTCGAGCTCGAAGGGGAGACCGGATCCTACGTCTGGGCCGAGGTCTTCACCCGCGAGCCCGAGAAGTCCGACGCCTTCTTCACGGACGTCTTCGGCTACAACGCCAAGAGGATGACCGGCGAGGACATGGACTACAAGGTCTTCGACCTCGGCTCCGACCCGATCCTCGGCCGCATGAAGATGACGCCCGAGGACTTCCCGGCGGAGGTCCCCTCCTACATCCAGATCTACTTCGCCGTCGACAACTGCGACCTGGCGGTCGCCGCGGCCGAGCGTCTCGGCGGGCGCAAGGTCTTCGGCCCGATGGACAGCCCTTTCGGCCGCTTCGCCGCCGTCCTCGACCCGCAGGGCGCCGCGTTCGCGGTGATCGACGTCCGGACGACCGTCGGCGAGGTCCCGCCGATGGAGTAG
- a CDS encoding S8 family peptidase, which produces MRIAAIALGTTLALAGPASLAQAAPVDNEPLAAFTANARTAQEAPAAWAAGTRAYLVITTPGDTTAVRSAVAANGGSVFSSFDAIGVIVAHSTSASFASTMRGVAGVQKVGATRTSDVPADAYNPALPANPAQSAAPTTEPVRSDMTQIKADQAWAVNQGSATVKVGILDTGVDDQHQDLAPNFNAADSVSCAYGKADTRAGAWRDVDQHGTHVAGTVAAAKNGKGAIGVAPGVKISSVRIAEPGSTLFFAENTICGLVWAGDHGFKVTNNSYYTDPWQFNCPDNLDQAAILEGVGRAQAYAESKGSLQVAAAGNSNVDLANKTTDSSSPNDSTPVTRTITNACLDIPAELPGVVTVSANGTSGTSKASFSNYGRDVIEVSAPGESVYSTVPGGKYSSLSGTSMASPHVAGVAALLASANPAYTPADIRAKLGEHATDLACPSDARCTGTTAKNSFFGEGRVDALKAVGGSTPPPGAYFENLTDVTIADNTTVESAITVSGVTGNAPATLKVGVDIKHTYIGDLKVDLVAPDGSVYTLHNRTGSSTDNIVQTYTVNASAEVANGVWKLRVNDNANADTGRIDAWNLTF; this is translated from the coding sequence ATGAGAATCGCGGCGATCGCCCTCGGTACGACCCTGGCGCTCGCGGGCCCGGCCTCGCTCGCCCAGGCCGCCCCGGTCGACAACGAGCCGCTCGCCGCCTTCACCGCGAACGCCCGGACCGCCCAGGAGGCCCCGGCCGCCTGGGCCGCCGGCACCCGCGCGTACCTGGTCATCACCACGCCCGGTGACACCACCGCGGTCCGCAGCGCCGTCGCCGCCAACGGCGGTTCGGTCTTCTCCTCCTTCGACGCCATCGGCGTCATCGTCGCCCACTCGACCTCCGCCTCCTTCGCCTCCACCATGCGCGGCGTCGCGGGCGTGCAGAAGGTCGGCGCGACCCGCACCTCGGACGTACCGGCCGACGCGTACAACCCGGCCCTCCCGGCGAACCCGGCGCAGTCCGCGGCCCCGACCACGGAGCCGGTCCGCTCGGACATGACCCAGATCAAGGCCGACCAGGCGTGGGCCGTGAACCAGGGCTCCGCCACCGTCAAGGTCGGCATCCTGGACACCGGCGTCGACGACCAGCACCAGGACCTCGCGCCCAACTTCAACGCCGCCGACTCCGTCTCCTGCGCCTACGGCAAGGCGGACACCCGCGCCGGCGCCTGGCGCGACGTCGACCAGCACGGCACCCACGTCGCCGGCACGGTCGCCGCCGCCAAGAACGGCAAGGGCGCCATCGGCGTCGCACCGGGCGTGAAGATCTCCTCGGTGCGCATCGCCGAGCCGGGCTCCACGCTGTTCTTCGCGGAGAACACGATCTGCGGCCTCGTCTGGGCCGGCGACCACGGCTTCAAGGTCACCAACAACAGCTATTACACGGACCCGTGGCAGTTCAACTGCCCGGACAACCTGGACCAGGCGGCCATCCTGGAGGGCGTGGGCCGCGCCCAGGCGTACGCCGAGTCCAAGGGCTCGCTCCAGGTCGCGGCGGCCGGCAACTCCAACGTGGACCTGGCCAACAAGACCACCGACTCGTCGAGCCCGAACGACTCGACGCCGGTCACCCGCACCATCACCAACGCCTGCCTCGACATCCCGGCCGAGCTGCCCGGCGTCGTCACCGTCTCGGCGAACGGCACCAGCGGCACCTCGAAGGCCTCCTTCTCCAACTACGGGCGGGACGTCATCGAGGTCTCGGCGCCCGGCGAGTCCGTCTACAGCACCGTCCCCGGCGGCAAGTACTCCTCGCTGAGCGGCACCTCCATGGCCTCCCCGCACGTGGCGGGCGTCGCCGCGCTGCTGGCCAGCGCCAACCCGGCGTACACCCCGGCGGACATCCGGGCGAAGCTCGGCGAGCACGCCACCGACCTGGCCTGCCCGTCGGACGCCCGCTGCACCGGCACCACGGCGAAGAACAGCTTCTTCGGCGAGGGCCGCGTCGACGCGCTCAAGGCCGTCGGCGGCTCGACCCCGCCGCCCGGCGCGTACTTCGAGAACCTGACCGACGTCACGATCGCCGACAACACGACCGTCGAGAGCGCGATCACCGTCAGCGGGGTGACCGGCAACGCCCCGGCGACCCTCAAGGTGGGCGTGGACATCAAGCACACCTACATCGGTGACCTCAAGGTCGACCTGGTGGCCCCGGACGGCTCGGTCTACACCCTGCACAACCGGACCGGCAGTTCCACCGACAACATCGTCCAGACCTACACCGTCAACGCCTCCGCCGAGGTCGCGAACGGCGTCTGGAAGCTCCGCGTGAACGACAACGCGAACGCGGACACCGGCCGGATCGACGCCTGGAACCTGACCTTCTGA
- a CDS encoding DUF6328 family protein: MTTAGDVPHDDGRGESRAQRADRRWNELLQELRVAQTGTQILFGFLVAVVFQPRFAELGTTDRVIYVVTVCLGAATTGALVAPVAVHRLVAGRRLKPEAVSWAGRLTLVGVVLLYLTMVSTFLLIMRMVLDDGIALWLVVVMALWLALCWFVVPFIARRSGTNGNGNGKAEDGFGPWPR; encoded by the coding sequence ATGACCACCGCAGGTGACGTCCCGCACGACGACGGGCGCGGGGAGAGCCGCGCCCAGCGCGCCGACCGCCGCTGGAACGAACTCCTCCAGGAGCTGCGCGTCGCGCAGACCGGCACCCAGATCCTGTTCGGCTTCCTCGTGGCGGTCGTCTTCCAGCCGCGCTTCGCGGAACTGGGCACGACGGACCGGGTCATCTACGTGGTCACCGTCTGTCTGGGAGCGGCGACCACCGGTGCGCTCGTCGCGCCCGTGGCGGTGCACCGGCTGGTGGCGGGCCGCCGGCTGAAACCGGAGGCGGTGTCCTGGGCGGGGCGCCTCACCCTGGTGGGCGTGGTGCTGCTCTACCTGACGATGGTGTCGACGTTCCTGCTGATCATGCGCATGGTCCTGGACGACGGGATCGCGCTGTGGCTGGTCGTCGTGATGGCGCTCTGGCTGGCGCTCTGCTGGTTCGTGGTCCCGTTCATCGCCCGGCGCAGCGGCACCAACGGCAACGGGAACGGCAAGGCGGAGGACGGCTTCGGGCCGTGGCCGCGCTGA
- a CDS encoding FAD-dependent oxidoreductase, with amino-acid sequence MTYAITQTCCSDATCVAVCPVNCIHPTPDEPDFGTTEMLYIDPKSCIDCGACADACPVDAIFPVDRLTGPLKRYEAVNAAHYEGRDPAPVPASPTFHPWGAPSFTRSLPSDFAPLRVAVVGTGPAGMYAAEDLLLHTNAEVTLIDRLPVAGGLVRYGVAPDHPGTKGAGDTLARFHTHPRATVRLGVEIGRDVTPEELAAHHDAVVYAVGAPSDRRLGIPGEDLPGSLSATSLVSWYNAHPETAPDTVALDTDALRATGRAVVVGTGNVALDVARILVSDPAALAGTDIADHALAALRGSRIREVVLLGRRGPEDAAYTASELLALGHLPGVDLVVDTHDPRIAEAVDAAGTGEKAALLKDVARDTVDWSRGPDTGRRRIVLRFHSAPEEAVGPDAVRAVRTGGADLPAGLLVRAIGYRGVPLAGLPFDETTGTVPHTAGRVDGMTGTYVVGWIKRGPSGGIGANRACAAETVGSLLADAVDGRLPQPTGTAKAFGRLARARSGRLVDARGLAAIDRAERARGAAAGRPRVKLATVPELVAAARRGRLRGPAV; translated from the coding sequence ATGACCTACGCCATCACCCAGACCTGCTGCTCCGACGCCACCTGCGTCGCCGTCTGCCCGGTCAACTGCATCCACCCCACGCCCGACGAGCCGGACTTCGGCACCACCGAGATGCTCTACATCGACCCGAAGAGCTGCATCGACTGCGGCGCCTGCGCCGACGCCTGCCCGGTCGACGCGATCTTCCCGGTCGACCGGCTCACCGGACCGCTGAAGCGGTACGAGGCGGTCAACGCCGCCCACTACGAGGGCCGCGACCCCGCCCCCGTCCCCGCCTCCCCCACCTTCCACCCCTGGGGCGCGCCGTCCTTCACCCGCTCGCTGCCCTCCGACTTCGCCCCCCTCCGGGTCGCCGTCGTCGGCACCGGCCCGGCCGGCATGTACGCCGCCGAGGACCTGCTCCTGCACACCAACGCCGAGGTCACCCTCATCGACCGGCTCCCGGTCGCCGGCGGACTCGTCCGCTACGGCGTCGCTCCCGACCACCCCGGCACCAAGGGCGCCGGCGACACCCTCGCCCGCTTCCACACCCACCCCCGGGCCACGGTCCGGCTCGGCGTCGAGATCGGCCGGGACGTCACCCCCGAGGAGCTGGCCGCCCACCACGACGCGGTCGTCTACGCGGTCGGCGCCCCGTCCGACCGCCGCCTCGGCATCCCCGGCGAGGACCTGCCCGGCAGCCTCTCCGCCACCTCCCTCGTCTCCTGGTACAACGCCCACCCGGAGACAGCGCCCGACACGGTCGCGCTCGACACGGACGCGCTCCGCGCCACCGGACGGGCCGTGGTCGTCGGCACCGGCAACGTCGCCCTCGACGTCGCCCGGATCCTCGTCTCCGACCCCGCCGCCCTCGCCGGCACCGACATCGCCGACCACGCCCTCGCCGCCCTGCGCGGCTCCCGGATCCGCGAGGTGGTGCTGCTCGGCCGGCGCGGCCCCGAGGACGCCGCGTACACCGCCTCCGAACTCCTGGCCCTCGGGCACCTGCCCGGCGTCGACCTCGTCGTCGACACCCACGACCCCCGGATCGCGGAGGCCGTCGACGCCGCCGGCACCGGCGAGAAGGCGGCCCTCCTGAAGGACGTGGCCCGCGACACCGTGGACTGGAGCCGCGGCCCCGACACCGGCCGCCGCCGCATCGTGCTCCGCTTCCACTCCGCGCCCGAGGAGGCCGTCGGCCCCGACGCCGTCCGCGCCGTCCGCACCGGCGGCGCCGACCTCCCGGCCGGCCTCCTCGTCCGGGCCATCGGCTACCGGGGCGTCCCCCTCGCCGGACTCCCCTTCGACGAGACCACGGGAACCGTCCCGCACACCGCCGGCCGCGTCGACGGCATGACCGGCACCTACGTCGTCGGCTGGATCAAGCGCGGACCCTCCGGCGGCATCGGCGCCAACCGCGCCTGCGCCGCCGAGACCGTCGGCAGCCTGCTCGCCGACGCCGTCGACGGCCGCCTCCCCCAGCCGACCGGAACCGCGAAGGCGTTCGGACGGCTCGCCCGCGCCCGCAGCGGGCGCCTGGTGGACGCGCGCGGCCTCGCCGCCATCGACCGGGCCGAACGGGCCCGCGGCGCGGCCGCCGGCCGGCCCCGGGTCAAGCTCGCGACCGTCCCCGAGCTGGTCGCGGCGGCCCGCCGGGGCCGACTGCGCGGACCGGCCGTCTGA
- a CDS encoding Type-2Aa cytolytic delta-endotoxin — protein sequence MAASFRTVIEVAPAHLDEARSIDRVFQEAIAPATVDFDFDAIHRAAAAVPDCTVVRMVRGWGLREHAPLLVMVLSLKEAVRQALPAACAEAGFWGTVERELVAAFTGLGEAADEPGLKFYEESGERTRYYRDLFFALQDESSGDALHALAFCVDVTVELPKERVLGLGLTDTAPFAVGLNAIVLRRPLPVAA from the coding sequence TTGGCAGCCAGTTTCAGGACCGTGATCGAGGTGGCTCCCGCCCACCTCGACGAGGCCCGGTCGATCGACCGGGTCTTCCAGGAGGCGATCGCCCCGGCGACCGTCGACTTCGACTTCGACGCCATCCACCGGGCGGCGGCCGCCGTCCCGGACTGCACCGTCGTCCGCATGGTGCGCGGCTGGGGGCTGCGGGAGCACGCGCCGCTGCTCGTGATGGTGCTGTCGCTGAAGGAGGCGGTCCGGCAGGCGCTGCCGGCCGCCTGCGCGGAGGCGGGCTTCTGGGGGACGGTGGAGCGGGAGCTGGTCGCCGCGTTCACCGGGCTCGGTGAGGCGGCGGACGAGCCGGGGCTGAAGTTCTACGAGGAGTCCGGGGAGCGCACCCGCTACTACCGGGACCTCTTCTTCGCGCTGCAGGACGAGAGCTCGGGCGACGCGCTGCACGCGCTGGCGTTCTGCGTGGACGTCACCGTCGAGCTGCCGAAGGAGCGGGTGCTCGGGCTCGGCCTGACGGACACGGCGCCGTTCGCCGTCGGGCTGAACGCGATCGTGCTGCGCCGTCCGCTTCCCGTCGCGGCCTGA
- a CDS encoding universal stress protein: protein MNEVTDPPVVAAVDGSEHSLRALSWALGAAETVGAPLVVAHVRSDALQLGAARIASLGTEPELRDTVLDAVRTVVEERGHTVPVRYDSLDGTVTEVLPAAARGARLLVTGSRGHGGFATLLLGSTGRALAARSPCPLVVVPHEARTASLDSGPEAGRILLGLHPEETPDEVVTFAFETAQRRGVPLEAMTALPLPPNPSALVAAPSPAFQMPPPLPLADDTEDLLAEARRVQESRLRPFAERWPGVKLVRTVAPGDAAGLLVDASADAALLVVGRHHRHRIAELLVGSVAHAVLHHAACPVAVVPPPAADRPSVGAG, encoded by the coding sequence ATGAACGAGGTAACCGACCCGCCCGTCGTCGCCGCCGTCGACGGCTCCGAGCACAGCCTCCGCGCCCTCTCCTGGGCGCTGGGCGCCGCCGAGACCGTCGGCGCCCCGCTGGTCGTGGCCCACGTCCGCTCCGACGCCCTCCAGCTGGGCGCGGCCCGGATCGCCTCGCTCGGCACCGAGCCGGAGCTCAGGGACACCGTGCTGGACGCGGTCCGGACGGTCGTCGAGGAGCGCGGCCACACGGTGCCGGTGCGGTACGACTCCCTGGACGGCACGGTCACCGAGGTCCTGCCCGCGGCGGCCCGGGGCGCCCGCCTCCTGGTGACCGGCTCGCGCGGCCACGGCGGCTTCGCCACCCTGCTGCTCGGCTCCACCGGCCGGGCCCTCGCCGCCCGCTCCCCCTGCCCCCTCGTGGTGGTCCCGCACGAGGCCCGCACGGCGTCCCTGGACAGCGGCCCGGAGGCCGGACGGATCCTGCTGGGCCTGCATCCCGAGGAGACCCCGGACGAGGTGGTGACCTTCGCCTTCGAGACGGCCCAGCGGCGCGGCGTCCCGCTGGAGGCGATGACGGCACTGCCCCTCCCCCCGAACCCGTCCGCGCTGGTCGCGGCCCCCTCCCCGGCCTTCCAGATGCCGCCGCCGCTCCCCCTCGCGGACGACACCGAGGACCTCCTGGCGGAGGCCCGGCGCGTACAGGAGAGCCGGCTGCGGCCCTTCGCCGAGCGGTGGCCGGGCGTGAAGCTGGTCCGCACGGTGGCTCCGGGAGACGCCGCGGGACTCCTGGTGGACGCCTCCGCCGACGCGGCCCTGCTGGTCGTGGGGCGGCACCACCGGCACCGGATCGCGGAGCTCCTGGTGGGCTCGGTGGCCCACGCGGTGCTCCACCACGCCGCCTGCCCGGTGGCGGTCGTCCCGCCCCCGGCCGCCGACCGGCCCTCTGTCGGTGCCGGCTGA
- a CDS encoding diiron oxygenase gives MASSTVRPDHHDHDDVAERLLRSAAKLSYDPAVEVDWDTPLDKGFHGQSPEWNSLYGTAYWHEMTEEQQKELTRQESASVASTGIWFEMILQQMILRDIYRTDHTDPRFQWALTEIADECRHSIMFARGSQKLGAPAYRPRRSVMELGRVMKTVGFGEAAYAGILVAEEVLDVMQRDWMRDERVVPFVRTINNIHVVEESRHMKFARDETRRHLARAGRARRHLQALIVAIAAYYIITSLVHPEVYVRAGLDPERARREAAANEHYKARLRASCSGLMEFLGDVGMLTRPAVFFYQRAHLL, from the coding sequence ATGGCCAGCAGCACCGTGCGCCCGGACCACCACGACCACGACGACGTCGCCGAACGGCTCCTCCGGTCGGCCGCCAAGCTCTCCTACGACCCCGCCGTCGAGGTCGACTGGGACACCCCGCTCGACAAGGGGTTCCACGGACAGAGCCCCGAGTGGAACAGCCTCTACGGAACCGCCTACTGGCACGAGATGACCGAGGAGCAGCAGAAGGAGCTGACCCGCCAGGAGTCCGCCTCCGTCGCCTCCACCGGCATCTGGTTCGAGATGATCCTCCAGCAGATGATCCTCCGGGACATCTACCGCACGGACCACACCGACCCCCGCTTCCAGTGGGCGCTCACCGAGATCGCCGACGAGTGCCGCCACTCGATCATGTTCGCCCGCGGCTCCCAGAAGCTCGGCGCCCCCGCCTACCGGCCCCGGCGCTCCGTCATGGAGCTCGGAAGGGTCATGAAGACCGTCGGCTTCGGGGAGGCCGCCTACGCCGGCATCCTCGTCGCCGAGGAGGTCCTGGACGTCATGCAGCGCGACTGGATGCGCGACGAGCGGGTCGTCCCCTTCGTCCGCACGATCAACAACATCCACGTCGTCGAGGAGTCCCGGCACATGAAGTTCGCCCGGGACGAGACCCGCCGCCACCTCGCCCGCGCCGGCCGCGCCCGGCGCCACCTCCAGGCGCTGATCGTCGCCATCGCCGCGTACTACATCATCACCAGCCTCGTCCACCCCGAGGTCTACGTCCGGGCCGGCCTCGACCCCGAGCGCGCCCGCCGCGAGGCCGCCGCCAACGAGCACTACAAGGCGCGGCTCCGCGCCAGCTGCTCCGGCCTCATGGAATTCCTCGGCGACGTCGGCATGCTGACCCGCCCCGCCGTCTTCTTCTACCAGCGCGCCCACCTCCTCTGA
- a CDS encoding LysR family transcriptional regulator substrate-binding protein produces MTDSSPAPTTFRLAYVPGVTPSKWVRIWEQRLPDVPLALLQVTPGESFGMLRDGAADAALLRLPVDGEDLAAIPLYEETSVVVVPKDHLFAAAEELSPEDLAEELVLHPLDDTLDWEAPPGRPAFQRPETTADAIELVAAGVGVLVVPQSLARLHHRKDLTYRTITGVPQSRVALSWPKAEEAPDLVEEFIGIVRGRTVNSTRGRRAEAQKGQKTAKPAPKPAKKAAGGKPARPAKPARGKGGAAGRGGKPRRGR; encoded by the coding sequence GTGACTGACTCCTCCCCGGCCCCCACGACCTTCCGGCTCGCCTATGTGCCCGGTGTGACGCCCTCGAAGTGGGTGCGGATCTGGGAGCAGCGGCTGCCCGACGTCCCGCTCGCGCTGCTCCAGGTGACGCCCGGGGAGTCCTTCGGGATGCTCCGGGACGGTGCCGCGGACGCCGCGCTGCTGCGGCTGCCGGTCGACGGCGAGGACCTGGCGGCGATCCCGCTGTACGAGGAGACCAGCGTGGTGGTGGTGCCGAAGGACCACCTGTTCGCGGCGGCCGAGGAGCTGAGTCCGGAGGACCTGGCGGAGGAGCTGGTGCTGCACCCGCTGGACGACACCCTCGACTGGGAGGCGCCGCCCGGCCGACCCGCGTTCCAGCGGCCGGAGACCACGGCCGACGCCATCGAGCTGGTGGCCGCCGGGGTCGGCGTGCTGGTCGTGCCGCAGTCGCTGGCCCGGCTGCACCACCGGAAGGACCTCACGTACCGCACGATCACCGGTGTGCCCCAGTCGCGGGTGGCGCTGTCGTGGCCGAAGGCCGAGGAGGCTCCCGACCTGGTGGAGGAGTTCATCGGGATCGTCCGGGGCCGCACGGTGAACAGCACCCGCGGGCGGCGGGCGGAGGCCCAGAAGGGCCAGAAGACCGCGAAGCCTGCGCCGAAGCCCGCGAAGAAGGCCGCCGGGGGCAAGCCGGCGCGGCCGGCGAAGCCCGCGCGGGGCAAGGGCGGTGCCGCCGGGCGCGGCGGGAAGCCCCGCCGGGGGCGCTGA